A region of Pecten maximus unplaced genomic scaffold, xPecMax1.1, whole genome shotgun sequence DNA encodes the following proteins:
- the LOC117319303 gene encoding uncharacterized protein LOC117319303 → MDYRGRDPWRTKGYRVSEPWRSKGYRGSQPWRSKCYRGSKPWRTKGYRVCEPKRSKGYRGSQPWRSKGNRGSQPWWGKGYRGSQPWRTKGYRGSEPWRTKGYRGSKPWRSKGYLGSQPWWSNGYRGSQPWRSKGQSWGVNPGGVRAIEGVNPGGLRAIEGVNLGGLRAIEEVNLGGVRAI, encoded by the coding sequence ATGGACTATCGAGGGAGGGATCCCTGGAGGACTAAGGGCTATCGAGTGAGTGAACCTTGGAGGAGTAAGGGCTATCGAGGAAGTCAACCCTGGAGGAGTAAGTGCTATCGAGGGAGTAAACCTTGGAGGACTAAGGGCTATCGAGTGTGTGAACCCAAGAGGAGTAAGGGCTATCGAGGGAGTCAACCCTGGAGGAGTAAGGGCAATCGTGGGAGTCAACCCTGGTGGGGTAAGGGCTATCGAGGGAGTCAACCCTGGAGGACTAAGGGCTATCGAGGGAGTGAACCTTGGAGGACTAAGGGCTATCGAGGAAGTAAACCTTGGAGGAGTAAGGGCTATTTAGGGAGTCAACCCTGGTGGAGTAATGGCTATCGAGGGAGTCAACCCTGGAGGAGTAAGGGGCAATCGTGGGGAGTCAACCCTGGTGGGGTAAGGGCTATCGAGGGAGTCAACCCTGGAGGACTAAGGGCTATCGAGGGAGTCAACCTTGGAGGACTAAGGGCTATCGAGGAAGTAAACCTTGGAGGAGTAAGGGCTATTTAG
- the LOC117319306 gene encoding uncharacterized protein LOC117319306, translating to EQGLSRGVRPGGVRAIEGVNPGGVRAIQGVNPGGVRAIQGVNPGGVRAIEGVNPGVRAIEGVNPGGVRAIQGVNPGGVRAIQGVNPGGVRAIEGVNPGVRAIEGVNPGGVRAIQGVNPGGVRAIEGVNPGVRAIEEVNPGGLRATEEVNPGEVRAIEGENHEGLRAIEGVNLRGVRATEGVNPGGVRAIEGRNSED from the coding sequence GAGCAAGGGCTATCGAGGGGAGTGCGTCCTGGAGGAGTAAGGGCTATCGAGGGAGTCAACCCTGGAGGAGTAAGGGCTATTCAGGGAGTGAATCCTGGAGGAGTAAGGGCTATTCAGGGAGTGAATCCTGGAGGAGTAAGGGCTATCGAGGGAGTCAACCCTGGAGTAAGGGCTATCGAGGGAGTCAACCCTGGAGGAGTAAGGGCTATTCAGGGAGTGAATCCTGGAGGAGTAAGGGCTATTCAGGGAGTGAATCCTGGAGGAGTAAGGGCTATCGAGGGAGTCAACCCTGGAGTAAGGGCTATCGAGGGAGTCAACCCTGGAGGAGTAAGGGCTATTCAGGGAGTGAATCCTGGAGGAGTAAGGGCTATCGAGGGAGTCAACCCTGGAGTAAGGGCTATCGAGGAAGTCAACCCTGGAGGACTAAGGGCTACCGAGGAAGTCAACCCTGGAGAAGTAAGGGCTATCGAGGGAGAAAACCACGAAGGACTAAGGGCTATCGAGGGAGTGAACCTAAGAGGAGTAAGGGCTACCGAGGGAGTGAACCCAGGAGGAGTAAGGGCTATCGAGGGACGAAACTCGGAGGACTAA
- the LOC117319305 gene encoding uncharacterized protein LOC117319305 — MAIEEVNPGGLWAIEGVNPGGVRAIEGVNPGGLRAIEAIEGVNPGGLSAIEGVNHRGVRAIEGVDLGGLRAIEEVNLGGVRAIEGVNPGGLRAIEGVNPGGLRAIEGVNPGGVRAIEGVNPGGVWAIEGVNPGGLSAIEGVNPGGLSAIERGNHRGVRAIEGEKLKAMEGCDWVGEWV; from the exons ATGGCTATCGAGGAAGTCAACCCTGGAGGACTATGGGCTATCGAGGGAGTCAACCCTGGAGGAGTAAGGGCTATCGAGGGAGTCAACCCTGGAGGACTAAGGGCTATCGA GGCTATCGAGGGGGTCAACCCTGGAGGACTAAGTGCTATCGAGGGAGTGAACCATAGAGGAGTAAGGGCTATCGAGGGAGTGGACCTTGGAGGACTAAGGGCTATAGAGGAAGTGAACCTTGGAGGAGTAAGGGCTATCGAGGGAGTCAACCCTGGAGGACTAAGGGCTATCGAGGGAGTAAACCCTGGAGGACTAAGGGCTATCGAGGGAGTCAACCCTGGTGGAGTAAGGGCTATCGAGGGAGTCAACCCTGGTGGAGTGTGGGCTATCGAGGGAGTCAACCCTGGAGGACTAAGCGCTATCGAGGGAGTCAACCCTGGAGGACTAAGTGCTATCGAGAGAGGAAACCATAGAGGAGTAAGGGCTATCGAGGGAGAAAAGCTAAAGGCTATGGAGGGTTGCGATTGGGTGGGTGAGTGGGTTTAG